From one Streptomyces spiramyceticus genomic stretch:
- the ddaH gene encoding dimethylargininase — protein sequence MPHAAREEPSLPRDASPRRYLMCPPEHFRVTYSINPWMDPAKPVDLPLALAQWEDLRDRYRSLGHTVELLDPRPGLPDMVYAANGATVVDGRVLGARFAYAERTLEAEVHLEWFRAHGFTEIHEPAHVNEGEGDFAVTSSWILAGRGFRSSPLSHDEAQEFFGRPVIGLDLVDPRYYHLDTALAVLDDRTDEVMYYPGAFSPGSRAVLARLFPDAIVAEEADAAALGLNAVSDGRHVLLPQGAVGLFGPLRARGFEPVGMDLGELLKGGGSVKCCTQELRA from the coding sequence GTGCCCCATGCCGCTCGTGAGGAGCCCTCATTGCCTCGTGACGCTTCGCCCCGCCGTTATCTGATGTGCCCCCCGGAGCACTTCAGGGTGACGTACTCCATCAATCCCTGGATGGATCCCGCGAAACCGGTCGACCTGCCGCTGGCCCTCGCCCAGTGGGAGGACCTGCGCGACCGCTACCGGAGCCTCGGCCATACCGTCGAGCTCCTCGACCCCAGGCCCGGACTGCCCGACATGGTGTACGCCGCCAATGGCGCCACCGTCGTCGACGGCCGGGTGCTGGGCGCCCGGTTCGCCTACGCGGAGCGGACACTTGAGGCCGAGGTACATCTGGAGTGGTTCCGGGCGCACGGTTTCACCGAGATCCATGAGCCCGCGCACGTCAACGAGGGCGAGGGCGACTTCGCGGTCACCTCGTCCTGGATCCTCGCCGGGCGCGGCTTCCGCTCCAGCCCGCTCTCGCACGACGAGGCGCAGGAGTTCTTCGGCCGCCCGGTCATCGGCCTGGACCTCGTCGACCCGCGCTACTACCACCTGGACACCGCGCTGGCCGTCCTCGACGACCGTACGGACGAGGTCATGTACTACCCGGGCGCCTTCTCCCCGGGCAGCCGCGCCGTCCTCGCCCGCCTTTTCCCCGACGCGATCGTCGCGGAAGAGGCGGACGCCGCCGCGCTCGGGCTCAACGCCGTGAGCGACGGGCGGCATGTGCTGCTGCCGCAGGGTGCGGTCGGGCTCTTCGGGCCGTTGCGGGCGCGGGGGTTCGAGCCGGTCGGGATGGATCTCGGGGAGCTGCTCAAGGGAGGCGGCAGCGTGAAGTGCTGCACGCAGGAGCTGCGGGCCTAG
- a CDS encoding small ribosomal subunit Rsm22 family protein, which yields MNSTLPTAEALRAALAGLLDGLPPKQAAQAVERLITSYRGTTPTAAPVLRDRSDVAAYAAYRMPATFEAVRSALAALRAAAPDWTPATHTDVGGGTGAASWAVAEAWEEAAASTVLDWAEPALALGRELAEASGSPALRAATWQRSRIGSSLRIESTDLVTISYVLKELTDADRTTVVTEAARAAQAVVVVEPGTPDGYLRIIEARDLLIEAGMRVAAPCPHSGTCPIEEGTDWCHFSARVSRSSLHRQVKGGSLPYEDEKFSYVAAVRFDADVDPVAARVVRRPQIRKGMVLLELCTRTDGLTRETISKKRHGDLYRAARDTDWGDAWPPPPANQDQHQNQHDDQHQDES from the coding sequence GTGAACTCCACCCTCCCCACCGCAGAAGCCCTGCGCGCCGCCCTCGCCGGGCTTCTCGACGGGCTGCCGCCCAAGCAGGCCGCACAGGCCGTCGAGCGGCTGATCACCAGCTACCGGGGAACCACCCCCACCGCCGCCCCCGTACTGCGCGACCGCTCCGACGTGGCCGCGTACGCCGCGTACCGGATGCCCGCGACGTTCGAGGCGGTACGTTCCGCGCTCGCCGCACTCCGCGCCGCGGCCCCGGACTGGACCCCGGCGACGCACACGGACGTCGGCGGCGGCACGGGAGCGGCGAGCTGGGCCGTGGCGGAGGCCTGGGAGGAGGCGGCCGCCAGCACCGTCCTGGACTGGGCGGAACCCGCCCTCGCCCTCGGTCGCGAACTGGCCGAAGCCTCCGGCTCACCCGCCCTCCGCGCAGCCACCTGGCAGCGCTCTCGCATCGGATCGTCGCTCCGCATCGAGAGCACCGATCTCGTCACCATCTCGTACGTCCTCAAGGAATTGACGGACGCCGACCGCACCACAGTCGTCACCGAAGCCGCCCGCGCGGCCCAGGCCGTAGTGGTCGTCGAACCCGGCACCCCCGACGGCTACCTCCGCATCATCGAGGCCAGGGACCTCCTCATCGAGGCGGGCATGCGCGTGGCCGCCCCCTGCCCCCACAGCGGCACCTGCCCCATAGAGGAGGGCACCGACTGGTGCCACTTCTCGGCCAGGGTGAGCCGCTCGTCCCTGCACCGCCAGGTCAAGGGCGGCTCGCTGCCGTACGAGGACGAGAAATTCAGTTACGTAGCGGCAGTCCGCTTCGACGCGGATGTGGACCCCGTCGCCGCCCGGGTGGTCCGCCGACCGCAGATCCGCAAGGGCATGGTCCTCCTGGAGCTGTGCACCAGAACGGACGGCCTCACCCGCGAAACGATCAGCAAGAAACGCCACGGCGACCTCTACAGGGCCGCGCGCGACACCGACTGGGGCGACGCATGGCCGCCCCCGCCGGCAAACCAGGACCAGCACCAGAACCAGCACGACGACCAGCACCAGGACGAGAGCTAG
- a CDS encoding Bcr/CflA family multidrug efflux MFS transporter — MRMTETGQSAQGHIPGAEAETAAATGSATAASATPASATSRTAGLLVTLVLGGLTALPPLSMDMYLPALPEVTESLRSPAATVQLTLTACLAGMALGQLVVGPMSDRFGRRRPLLLGMIVYVVATAICAFAPSAELLIAFRLLQGLAGAAGIVIARAVVRDLYDGVEMARFFSTLMLISGVAPVIAPVIGGQVLRLTDWRGVFVVLTAVGVLLTLVVWKWLHETLPADRRHEGGVGQALRTMRGLLADRVFTGYVLAGGLAFAALFAYISASPFVIQSIYGASPQTFSLLFAINSIGLIGVGQINGKLLVGRVSMDKVLGFGITLIALASLALLLMTTGVFGEVGLIPVAAGLFTLMSAMGLALPNTNALALTRTPHAAGSASALLGTSSFLIGAIASPLVGIAGEATAVPMAVVQLTCALASMTCFATLCRPWQRASD; from the coding sequence ATGCGAATGACGGAGACAGGCCAGTCCGCACAGGGCCACATACCCGGGGCGGAGGCCGAAACCGCAGCCGCCACAGGTTCTGCCACCGCCGCTTCTGCCACTCCCGCTTCTGCCACCAGTCGCACCGCAGGTCTCCTGGTCACCCTGGTACTCGGCGGCCTCACCGCTCTGCCGCCGCTCTCCATGGACATGTACCTACCGGCCCTCCCCGAGGTCACGGAATCGCTCCGCTCACCCGCCGCGACCGTGCAGCTCACGCTCACCGCGTGCCTGGCGGGCATGGCGCTCGGGCAGCTCGTCGTCGGCCCGATGAGCGACAGGTTCGGCCGCCGCAGGCCGCTGCTGCTCGGCATGATCGTGTACGTCGTAGCCACCGCGATCTGCGCCTTCGCGCCGTCCGCGGAGCTCCTGATCGCCTTCCGCCTGCTCCAGGGGCTGGCCGGGGCGGCGGGCATCGTCATCGCGCGGGCGGTCGTCCGTGACCTCTACGACGGCGTCGAGATGGCCCGTTTCTTCTCGACCCTGATGCTGATCTCGGGCGTCGCGCCGGTCATCGCGCCCGTCATCGGCGGGCAGGTGCTGCGGCTGACGGACTGGCGGGGCGTTTTCGTCGTTCTCACCGCCGTCGGCGTCCTCCTCACACTCGTCGTATGGAAGTGGCTGCACGAGACGCTGCCGGCGGACCGGCGGCACGAAGGGGGCGTCGGCCAAGCGCTCCGCACGATGCGGGGCCTGCTGGCGGACCGCGTCTTCACGGGTTACGTGCTTGCGGGAGGCCTGGCCTTCGCCGCCCTCTTCGCGTACATCTCGGCGTCGCCTTTCGTGATCCAGTCCATCTACGGCGCCTCGCCGCAGACCTTCTCCCTGCTCTTCGCGATCAACTCGATCGGCCTGATCGGTGTCGGCCAGATCAACGGCAAGCTGCTCGTGGGCCGGGTCAGCATGGACAAGGTCCTGGGCTTCGGCATCACCCTCATCGCACTGGCCTCGCTCGCCCTTCTCCTGATGACCACCGGCGTCTTCGGAGAGGTAGGCCTGATCCCCGTAGCGGCAGGCCTCTTCACCCTGATGTCAGCAATGGGCCTGGCCCTCCCGAACACCAACGCACTGGCCCTCACCCGCACCCCGCACGCGGCGGGCTCGGCGTCCGCGCTGCTGGGTACGTCGTCCTTCCTGATCGGCGCGATCGCCTCCCCCCTGGTGGGCATCGCGGGCGAGGCGACGGCGGTACCGATGGCGGTGGTGCAACTGACGTGCGCACTGGCATCGATGACGTGCTTCGCAACCCTGTGCCGCCCATGGCAGCGCGCGTCGGACTAA
- a CDS encoding Gfo/Idh/MocA family protein — translation MGKETVRWGVLATGGIASVFTADLMRMPDAEVVAVASRSTATARAFADRFGIPRAYGSWAELAADQDVDVVYVAGPHSSHRAAAGLCLEAGRAVLCEKAFTLNSREAEELVAVARRQERFLMEAMWMYCNPAILRLVETVRSGAIGDVRTVHADFGLAGPFAPEHRLRDPALGGGALLDLGVYPVSFAHLILGEPDRVQADALLSPEGVDLNTGILLGWESGATALLSCSITADTPITASVTGTAGRIELGRGFFYPDRFVLHRDGREPEEVVGGNGNRHSLQYEAAEVMRCLRAGENESPLVPLDGTLAVMRTLDAVRRRIGVRYPVDGEN, via the coding sequence ATGGGCAAGGAAACCGTTCGATGGGGCGTCCTGGCCACCGGCGGCATCGCGTCGGTGTTCACCGCGGATCTGATGAGGATGCCGGACGCGGAGGTGGTTGCGGTGGCGTCCCGCAGTACCGCGACCGCCCGCGCCTTCGCCGACCGCTTCGGGATCCCGCGTGCGTACGGCAGCTGGGCGGAACTCGCCGCGGACCAGGACGTCGACGTCGTGTACGTCGCGGGCCCGCACTCCTCGCACCGGGCCGCCGCCGGCCTGTGCCTGGAGGCGGGCCGGGCCGTGCTGTGCGAGAAGGCGTTCACGCTCAACTCCCGCGAGGCGGAGGAACTCGTCGCCGTCGCCCGTCGCCAGGAGCGGTTCCTGATGGAGGCGATGTGGATGTACTGCAATCCCGCCATCCTGCGGCTCGTGGAGACCGTACGAAGCGGTGCGATAGGTGACGTACGTACCGTGCACGCCGACTTCGGGCTCGCCGGGCCCTTCGCCCCCGAACACCGCCTGCGCGACCCCGCGCTCGGCGGAGGCGCGCTGCTCGACCTCGGGGTGTACCCGGTGTCGTTCGCGCATCTGATCCTCGGCGAGCCCGACCGCGTACAGGCGGACGCCCTGCTGTCCCCCGAGGGCGTCGACCTGAACACCGGGATCCTGCTCGGCTGGGAGTCCGGTGCGACCGCCCTCTTGAGCTGTTCCATAACCGCCGACACCCCCATCACGGCGTCCGTCACCGGCACGGCGGGGCGGATCGAGCTGGGGCGCGGGTTCTTCTACCCGGACCGGTTTGTGCTGCACAGGGACGGGCGGGAGCCGGAGGAGGTCGTGGGCGGGAACGGGAATCGCCACAGCCTTCAGTACGAGGCCGCCGAGGTGATGCGCTGCCTGCGCGCAGGCGAGAACGAGTCGCCGCTCGTCCCGCTGGACGGCACTCTGGCCGTGATGCGGACGCTCGACGCGGTACGGAGGCGCATCGGCGTCCGCTACCCGGTGGACGGCGAGAACTAG
- a CDS encoding SDR family oxidoreductase: MNPQTKIAVVTGAGSGIGRAVALALAGAGWSVALAGRRIEPLEETAATARSAGAGDTLHVRADVSRPDDVDALFSAVRERYGRLDLLFNNAGTFGPRGVPVEDIAYDEWRSVVDVNVNGAFLCAQAAYRQMKGQDPQGGRIINNGSISAHAPRPHSIAYTTTKHAMTGLTKSLSLDGRPYRIACGQIDIGNAATDMTERMQAGILQANGELMAEPVMDVQDVARTVLHMAELPLEANVQFATVIATTMPYVGRG, encoded by the coding sequence ATGAACCCTCAGACGAAGATCGCCGTCGTGACCGGAGCGGGCTCGGGCATCGGCCGGGCCGTCGCACTCGCGCTGGCGGGTGCGGGCTGGTCGGTCGCGCTGGCCGGACGACGGATCGAACCGCTGGAAGAGACGGCCGCGACAGCCAGGTCGGCCGGAGCCGGCGACACCCTGCACGTACGGGCGGACGTGTCCAGGCCCGATGACGTGGACGCGCTGTTCTCCGCCGTGCGTGAGCGGTACGGGCGCCTCGATCTGCTCTTCAACAACGCGGGCACGTTCGGGCCGCGCGGTGTGCCGGTGGAGGACATCGCCTACGACGAATGGCGCTCGGTCGTCGATGTGAACGTCAACGGGGCGTTCCTGTGCGCGCAGGCGGCCTACCGGCAGATGAAGGGTCAGGACCCGCAGGGCGGCCGGATCATCAACAACGGCTCGATCTCGGCGCACGCCCCCCGGCCGCACTCGATCGCGTACACGACGACCAAGCACGCCATGACGGGCCTGACCAAGTCCCTGTCGCTGGACGGGCGGCCGTACCGTATCGCGTGCGGCCAGATCGACATCGGCAACGCGGCGACGGACATGACGGAGCGGATGCAGGCCGGCATCCTCCAGGCGAACGGCGAGCTGATGGCCGAGCCGGTGATGGACGTGCAGGACGTCGCGCGCACGGTGCTGCACATGGCGGAGCTGCCTCTTGAGGCAAATGTGCAATTCGCGACGGTCATCGCGACGACAATGCCGTACGTGGGGCGGGGCTGA
- a CDS encoding PhzF family phenazine biosynthesis protein, with protein sequence MKSFTGTEVLRYTAFSSDPEGGNPAGVVLDASGLDDAAMLGVAAELGYSETAFLTEEREPGRAFTVRYFSPKAEVPFCGHATVAAALALAEHQGRPGDLVFETQAGTVPVTVTASPDGTYRATLTSVEPKVEEAAEGDVAEALAALGWPADDLDPAFPPRIAYAGARHLVLAAATRERLADLSYDFERLAVLMRRLDLTTVQLVWRQDATTFHVRDPFPVGGVIEDPATGAAAAAFGAYARELGLVPADATLTLHQGDDMGRPGVLTVELRTGDARIRVTGAGARIPDATA encoded by the coding sequence ATGAAGTCATTCACCGGTACTGAAGTCCTGCGCTACACCGCCTTCTCCAGCGACCCGGAGGGCGGCAATCCGGCCGGCGTCGTCCTGGACGCGTCCGGTCTCGACGACGCGGCCATGCTCGGCGTCGCCGCCGAGCTCGGCTACAGCGAGACCGCGTTCCTCACGGAGGAGCGCGAGCCCGGGCGGGCCTTCACCGTCAGGTACTTCAGCCCGAAGGCCGAGGTCCCCTTCTGCGGCCACGCCACCGTCGCGGCGGCCTTGGCGCTCGCCGAGCACCAAGGCCGCCCGGGTGACCTGGTCTTCGAAACCCAGGCGGGCACGGTGCCTGTGACGGTGACCGCGTCCCCCGACGGCACCTACCGCGCGACGCTCACCAGCGTCGAGCCGAAGGTCGAGGAGGCGGCGGAGGGGGATGTGGCCGAGGCACTGGCCGCGTTGGGGTGGCCGGCCGACGACCTGGACCCGGCGTTCCCGCCCCGCATCGCATACGCGGGCGCCCGCCACTTGGTGCTCGCGGCGGCGACCCGCGAGCGGCTGGCGGATCTTTCGTACGACTTCGAGCGGCTGGCCGTGCTGATGCGCCGCCTGGATCTGACGACGGTTCAGCTGGTGTGGCGCCAGGACGCGACGACGTTCCACGTCCGCGACCCGTTCCCGGTGGGCGGCGTGATCGAGGACCCGGCAACGGGCGCGGCGGCGGCCGCCTTCGGGGCGTACGCACGCGAACTCGGCCTTGTCCCGGCCGATGCGACCCTCACCCTCCACCAGGGCGACGACATGGGCCGCCCGGGCGTACTGACGGTCGAACTTCGAACGGGTGACGCACGGATCCGGGTGACCGGAGCGGGCGCCCGCATCCCGGACGCAACCGCTTGA
- a CDS encoding lamin tail domain-containing protein — MECTLRIHAAALAVLAGSLLAATTPAQAAAHQGGLHLGKIQYNSPGSDTRTNTSLNAEWVEIHNNTRSAIQLRDYKLKDNTGYTYTFGTYRIGAGATVRVHTGKGTNTAAHRYWGRTSYVWNNTSDKARLIRPSGTQLDSCAWTTSNNGTKYCH, encoded by the coding sequence ATGGAGTGCACCTTGCGCATACATGCCGCTGCCCTCGCCGTCCTGGCAGGCTCCCTGCTCGCCGCCACCACCCCCGCCCAGGCGGCAGCGCACCAGGGCGGTCTGCACCTCGGCAAGATCCAGTACAACAGCCCGGGCAGTGACACCCGCACCAACACCTCGCTGAACGCCGAGTGGGTCGAGATCCACAACAACACCCGCTCGGCGATCCAGCTCAGGGACTACAAGCTCAAGGACAACACGGGCTACACGTATACCTTCGGCACATACAGGATCGGCGCCGGCGCGACGGTGCGCGTCCACACGGGCAAGGGCACCAACACCGCGGCCCACCGGTACTGGGGCCGCACCTCGTACGTCTGGAACAACACCAGCGACAAGGCCCGCCTGATCAGGCCGAGCGGCACTCAGCTCGACTCGTGCGCCTGGACCACCAGCAACAACGGCACCAAGTACTGCCACTGA
- a CDS encoding nuclear transport factor 2 family protein: MTIPVEQLSEPAVRAFVAAVNANDRDAFQDALAPAATMSDDGTERDLAEWTEREIFSSGGHMDVEAQKAGGLSLVVRYRNETWGEMRTAWDFIVDGGKIARFETGQA; encoded by the coding sequence GTGACGATTCCTGTCGAGCAGCTCTCGGAGCCGGCCGTGCGTGCGTTCGTCGCCGCGGTCAACGCCAACGACCGTGACGCCTTCCAGGACGCCCTCGCGCCCGCCGCGACCATGTCCGACGACGGGACCGAGAGGGACCTCGCCGAGTGGACGGAGCGGGAGATCTTCTCCTCGGGCGGCCACATGGACGTCGAGGCGCAGAAGGCGGGCGGCCTGTCCCTGGTCGTCAGGTACCGCAACGAGACCTGGGGAGAGATGCGTACCGCCTGGGATTTCATCGTCGACGGCGGGAAGATCGCCCGCTTCGAGACGGGGCAGGCCTGA
- a CDS encoding RNB domain-containing ribonuclease, with amino-acid sequence MPRRHIRVIGAPEAPLRAALRALRSTLDVPEAFPAEVIAEAERAAKSPRLPGLDETGIPLFTVDPPASADLDQAMHLARREGGGFRVHYAIADVAAFVTPGGVLDAEVHRRVATLYFPDERVPLHPRLLSEGAASLLPGQTAPALLWRIDLDADGRTEATDVRRALVQSRAKLDYAGVQQQIDAGTAEEPLALLRDIGLLREALERERGGISLNVPEQEIVEHDHAYSLEYRAPRPVDGWNAQISLLTGMAAADLMMSAGTGILRTLPAAPDGAVGRLRRSAKALRIDWPHHVSYAEIVRSLDPRRPSHAAFLEECTTLLRGAGYTVFQNGEVPEPSVHSAVAAPYTHCTAPLRRLVDRYAGELCVAAVAGEEPPEWVREALPGLSQTMAEGTRRANTVERECVDIVEAALLKDRVGEVFDAHVVDVKENEPAVGTVHLQDLAVVARVEGGDEKLPLGERIRVRLTQADPGSAKVQFAPA; translated from the coding sequence ATGCCCCGCCGCCATATCCGTGTGATCGGTGCCCCAGAGGCCCCCCTCAGGGCCGCCCTTCGCGCGCTGCGCAGCACGCTCGATGTGCCGGAGGCCTTCCCGGCCGAGGTCATCGCGGAGGCCGAACGCGCCGCCAAGTCCCCGCGGCTGCCCGGCCTGGACGAGACCGGCATCCCCCTCTTCACCGTCGACCCGCCCGCCTCCGCCGACCTCGACCAGGCGATGCACCTGGCCAGGCGCGAAGGCGGCGGTTTCCGGGTGCATTACGCGATCGCCGACGTCGCCGCCTTCGTCACGCCCGGCGGCGTACTCGACGCCGAGGTGCACCGCAGGGTTGCGACCCTCTACTTCCCGGACGAGCGGGTTCCGCTGCACCCGCGTCTGCTCTCCGAGGGCGCCGCGAGCCTGCTGCCCGGTCAGACGGCCCCCGCCCTCCTGTGGCGCATCGACCTCGACGCGGACGGCCGCACCGAGGCGACCGACGTGCGCCGTGCGCTCGTACAAAGCCGGGCCAAGCTCGACTACGCGGGTGTACAGCAGCAGATCGACGCCGGTACGGCCGAGGAGCCACTGGCACTGCTCCGTGACATCGGGCTGCTGCGCGAGGCGCTGGAACGCGAGCGCGGCGGCATCTCGCTCAACGTGCCCGAGCAGGAAATCGTCGAGCACGACCACGCGTACTCCCTCGAATACCGCGCCCCGCGCCCCGTCGACGGCTGGAACGCCCAGATCTCCCTGCTCACCGGCATGGCGGCGGCCGACCTGATGATGTCCGCGGGCACCGGCATCCTGCGCACCCTCCCCGCCGCCCCCGACGGCGCGGTCGGACGCCTGCGCCGCTCCGCCAAGGCGCTGCGCATCGACTGGCCGCACCATGTCTCGTACGCCGAGATCGTCCGCTCCCTCGACCCCAGGAGGCCTTCCCACGCCGCGTTCCTGGAGGAGTGCACGACGCTGCTGCGCGGCGCCGGGTACACCGTCTTCCAGAACGGTGAAGTCCCCGAGCCGTCGGTCCACTCGGCGGTGGCCGCCCCGTACACCCACTGCACGGCCCCACTGCGCCGCCTCGTCGACCGTTACGCGGGCGAGCTGTGCGTCGCGGCCGTCGCGGGCGAGGAGCCGCCGGAGTGGGTACGGGAAGCGCTGCCCGGCCTCTCGCAGACGATGGCCGAGGGCACGCGGCGTGCCAACACTGTCGAGCGCGAGTGCGTCGACATCGTCGAGGCGGCGCTGCTCAAGGACCGGGTGGGCGAGGTGTTCGACGCCCACGTGGTGGACGTGAAGGAGAACGAACCGGCCGTCGGCACCGTCCATCTGCAGGACCTCGCCGTCGTGGCCCGCGTCGAGGGCGGCGACGAGAAGCTCCCGCTGGGCGAGCGCATCAGGGTCCGCCTCACACAGGCCGACCCGGGCTCGGCGAAGGTCCAGTTCGCGCCTGCGTGA
- the yaaA gene encoding peroxide stress protein YaaA, producing the protein MLVLLPPSEGKAASGSGAPLKPESLSLPGLAGARAAVLDELVELCAADEEKARVVLGLSEGLRGEVAKNVDLRTAGARPAGEIYTGVLYDALGLASLDAAARKRARESLLVFSGLWGAVGIADRIPSYRCSMGVKLPGLGALGAYWRGPMADAMPAAAGEGLVLDLRSSAYAAAWKPKGEVAGRTATVRVLHSQIDEDGVEKRSVVSHFNKATKGRIVRDLLAAGAAPTGPAELVGVLRDLGYVVEAAAPAKAGKVWALDVVVSQIH; encoded by the coding sequence GTGCTCGTGCTCTTGCCGCCGTCCGAAGGAAAGGCCGCCAGCGGGTCCGGTGCGCCCCTGAAGCCGGAGTCCCTCTCGCTGCCGGGGCTGGCCGGGGCGCGGGCCGCGGTGCTGGACGAGCTGGTCGAGCTGTGCGCCGCCGACGAGGAGAAGGCTCGCGTCGTGCTGGGCCTGAGCGAGGGGCTGCGCGGCGAGGTCGCCAAGAACGTGGACCTGCGGACGGCTGGGGCTCGGCCGGCCGGGGAGATCTACACCGGTGTGCTGTACGACGCCCTTGGCCTGGCATCCCTCGACGCGGCCGCCCGCAAGCGCGCCCGGGAATCGCTGCTGGTCTTCTCCGGGCTGTGGGGCGCGGTGGGAATCGCCGACCGGATCCCGTCGTACCGCTGCTCGATGGGCGTGAAGCTGCCGGGGCTCGGGGCGTTGGGGGCGTACTGGCGGGGGCCGATGGCCGACGCGATGCCCGCTGCGGCGGGCGAGGGGCTGGTGCTGGATCTGCGGTCCTCCGCGTACGCCGCTGCGTGGAAGCCCAAGGGTGAGGTGGCGGGGCGGACGGCGACGGTGCGGGTGCTGCATTCGCAGATCGACGAGGACGGGGTGGAGAAGCGGTCCGTCGTCAGCCACTTCAACAAGGCGACGAAGGGGCGGATCGTACGGGACCTGCTGGCGGCGGGAGCTGCGCCGACCGGGCCCGCGGAGCTTGTCGGCGTACTGCGGGATCTCGGGTATGTGGTGGAGGCAGCGGCTCCGGCGAAGGCGGGGAAGGTGTGGGCGCTGGATGTGGTGGTGAGCCAGATTCACTGA
- the eda gene encoding bifunctional 4-hydroxy-2-oxoglutarate aldolase/2-dehydro-3-deoxy-phosphogluconate aldolase, translating to MTSVLDHAAVVPVVVLEDAADAVPLARALVAGGLPAIEVTLRTPVALDCIRAIAAEVPDAVVGAGTVISAAGVADSVAAGARFLVSPGWTDGLLDAMRGAGVPFLPGVSTASEVVALLERGVTEMKFFPAEAAGGIAYLKSLAAPLPGARFCPTGGITRASAPGYLALGNVECVGGTWMLPGDAVASKDWGRVERLAREAAALRG from the coding sequence ATGACTTCCGTGCTGGACCATGCTGCCGTCGTCCCCGTCGTAGTCCTGGAGGACGCCGCCGACGCGGTTCCGCTCGCCCGCGCACTGGTCGCGGGCGGGCTGCCGGCGATCGAGGTGACACTGCGGACGCCCGTCGCGCTGGACTGCATCCGCGCGATCGCGGCGGAGGTGCCGGATGCGGTGGTGGGGGCCGGCACGGTGATTTCGGCGGCGGGGGTGGCCGATTCGGTCGCGGCCGGGGCGCGGTTCCTGGTGAGCCCGGGGTGGACGGACGGGCTGCTGGACGCGATGAGGGGGGCCGGCGTTCCGTTCCTGCCGGGGGTGTCCACGGCCTCGGAGGTGGTGGCGCTGCTGGAGCGCGGCGTGACGGAGATGAAGTTTTTCCCGGCGGAGGCGGCGGGCGGCATCGCGTACCTGAAGTCCCTCGCCGCGCCGCTTCCCGGGGCGAGGTTCTGCCCGACGGGCGGCATTACGCGGGCTTCGGCGCCGGGGTATCTGGCGCTGGGGAATGTGGAGTGCGTCGGGGGGACGTGGATGCTGCCGGGGGACGCGGTTGCGTCGAAGGACTGGGGGCGGGTGGAGAGGCTGGCGCGGGAGGCGGCGGCGCTGCGGGGGTAG